In Larimichthys crocea isolate SSNF chromosome XI, L_crocea_2.0, whole genome shotgun sequence, the sequence gtgatcAAAAACTTAAATCATGTAATTCTCTTAATTAAACCTGTTGACGTTCTAGTGGTCTGTGAATGACAGACGGATTCAAAGTTTTTCCATTAACTAcctgaacttttattttaacactcgCATAGAGCAATTAGGAAACTCTTGACTCCCCTTCCTCTTTTTAAAGTAACTCTTCCCATTCATCCTCCAGGGGAAACAGCGTATGTGATTAAATCTCTGCCCTGCCAATTAATTCATGGCttcataaatatacaaatgtgcTATCAAACTGGAACTAGATCATCCAGGAGAGTCGAGGGAGCTCTCAGTCTATTCGTTGTATACTACTCTATAAATTATCCAGCTGTTGGCCTGCTGCGCTCCTCTAAACAATGCCGCACATCGTCAAGTCCtagtaaatctttaaaatacacacatccCATTATTAAACATATGGCACTAAAGTAATAGCATGCtgctaaataaatgatttgttaaatGTATTTGGGAAGTTGAAGGTAAAAGGGAAATTAGATTTACTCTATACTGTCATGATGAGCTCATCTTGTGGGGTTTACTTTTTTCTTCCACTCTGCTCCAaatacatattttgtttgttaatttttaACTGTGCCCTTGCCCTTGGATGTGCATGATGCATTTGCATGTCTGACTTTCATGTCATTTAACTCTAAATAAATGAGTGTTTTAGAGTCCACCAAGATTGAACCTACTGTCTTACTTTGATATACTGGCCTCCTGTCAAATTTAGGATTGAATTCAAAATCTTATGTAAGTAAGTTGGTTGTTAGTTGATCATATATACTGTAGGTCCACTGGGCCTCTCAGATCCTGGCTCCTTGTTGTGTTCAAAGTACCACACCCATGTTTGTCGCACTTTTACAGTCCTGGTTAATGTTTCGTAAAACCGATTTTGCAAAAACTGGCTGTTTGGTTGCAGTTCTTCAAATGATGACATTTGCAAGTCTTAACAGGCTCTTGCCTGTTGGGTGGTAAATGTGGCAAAGCAACACAGTAATGAAATGGTCTGATGGCCATCTGGTTAAATGGCAGCTTGCATGTTGAAACTTTTGATGAAACGGGCCGCTAGATTCCAAGTTATCAAACGGTTTCTTCCCAAGCACAGTGTTTAAAACCTGCTTTTTCTCTGAGACATTTTATTGATACCCCCTCGCCCtggttttgattttatttattaacaattCTCAcatatgtttgatttaatcaTTTCTACAGATTTTGCTTTGTAAACCGTGGTTAAGTGTACATACATGTAGATAATTTACTTACTTAGTGTACTTAGGATACCATGGTTCAGTTCTTCCAACAGCTTAATAACCATGGCAACAATCTTTTCTTTTAGTTCTTTAGATAGTTTTTTCCTTAGTTTTTGCTGTCTTGAAAAAATAGATTACATTTTTCCATACTTTGGAAGtacttaaaaatatattaaggaatgattttaaaactgTAATCATGagatatgcttttttttttttagatcagaCTTACTGTCTTGTCCATCTTGCAACAACTACAAAACTAGTAACATACGCTGCGCCTCCTTAATCTTCTTAAACAGGTGTTCCTTTGGTAGATCTGACACAGGATATGTAATAATGGGTCTTCCAATAAGCAGCGTGAAGCCGCAGAACATTGAGGTGACATTAAATCAGATTTCGTCCCTTTAGACGTCCCTCTCATGGCCCGAGAGTTTTGAGTTATGAGCTGTTTGGAGTTCTGCCAGACAGCACGATcctgagagaggagagcgagaaGAGAGAATGTCATTTTACTTCATCACAAACTTCACTGTGAGAAACAGTCAAGCATGTCTTCAGTGCCTTGTGCATTATTCATGCGGCTGAACAGCActtccacttctctctctctttatctaaAAACCAATCTGTTTTTCCCTGATTTGTTAGAACAAATATGTTAAATACTGACTTGTACTGAACTGTATTAAATGCAGTTATCCTGTCAGGTAATGTCTGTTTATGATGAATACTTGAGACATGCATGTACACCAACTTATAagaggatgtttgtgtgttgtgtctccGTCTGTACTACATGCACTAACAGAGaaagggacagacagagacagtatTCACTTGGAGTGAATGAAGGAAATGTGACCAGGCCTAATAAACTTCACGTGTTTCTGACTCCTAACTCAATTAGGATGATgactcagtttattttttttttcagatatacaccaaaaacacagcaaacatgtttatttttcaaccCACAGAAGAAGACATAGATAATGCTGTTTTCTAGTCCATACTGCTGTAATTTCGTCCTCTCGCTTACCAAACATTGTTCCTGTCTTTGTTGTAGACAGGAGGAGTAAACACCATTTATCtccagtcatttaaaaaaaacttttcaacaTAAATTACAATAAACACATCTTTGTCAACTTTACACATTTATAAATTACAATAAACACATCTTTGTCAActttacacatttattatattatactgatACTTTAATATAAACCCTGCAGATTATGTTTCCTATGCATTTGTGCAGAGCTGGCTCTGATTGAGGGAACTATGAAAGAAGAGGTCAaatttaagaaagaaaagagaagccAAATCTCCATCAAAGAACGCGATTTCTGAATTTGCATTGGTTGCAGTAGTGGAACGAAGTGCTGCAAGTTGTGGAAGTTTCCTTCCAGAACATGACAGCCTATagtatgtaaataaatgaacagcCTATGGAAACACTGACCTCAAagctcaaatatttatttattttatatatttattcctGTCAGATTCTATGAAAATACTAGAACTAATGATGAACTGATCCTACTACCTGTGTAGCCAAAGCTGGATATAAGTTAACCTCTGTGAAATAGGTGTCCATTGCTGTCCACTGATGCAAAAGCCCAGCTAGTTGACATATTCTTTCTGTAGTTTTTAATCCCACATGCATCATTCTGACACCCTTAGTGCATcaaatgtgtattcatccaTGGTTGAAAGTAGTCCCTAGCAAATGCTAGACATATAGTGCAGAGCTGTTTTGGGAAATGAATAATTTCAAAGATTTCCATCCACAGACACAATAATCAGGAAGTAGAAGCAGGATGGACTTatgcattgttggttttggtatTGCCATACTAATTCTGCCTCCCAGTGTGTATGTGGTCTTTGATACTGTCTATAAGTTgattacagtatatttttgaGTGGACAGTATGCTTACCTTTTAGACATGTGATTGCTCAAAGAGACAGATGTCAGGGTTCAGCAggataatttaatttaattctttGAGAGTGAGAAGGAATATACGAGCTTAATCACATTGGTTTTATAGTTTCTACCTTACATTCTCACAGATTTTGTtgaatgtttcctttttcttgaCTGACAGTAATTGTGGACATAAAGGTCGGAAAATTTGACCTGCACACGAACACACAGTCCTTATCCATCACCCGGAACATCCCATGTGTGCTAGGTAATTGGTTCCACAGTGAGTCACACCTAATTGGCGTGTAGCTGTCAATACCACAGGTATTTCAGAGCAGTACCCCAGAGCCGCGATTAAAGATacagataaaacacagcagtgaacCCACAATGTTTTGGATTTTGAGAAAGAGCTCACCTCAGAGAGGTGCTGTTTAtctgttaatttgtttttcagagtTCCACTCACTGACTTTTTCTCTTAGAGCCCACTGgccagctgtgtgtgtccaAATTAGCTTGGTAGGGTAGACATTCTTGCACAGAGGGTTacataagcaaacaaaaaagCGAGCTGAAGGGATTGTGTAAAGCCTACAATTACGGTTGAGGCACTATTGTTGAAATTTCCATCCTCTTAAATTGAGGATTGCTGCAGTGGACTTGAGATAAGCCTCCAGAGTGCTGCCACGCTAATTTAAGATCGTGCAAAAGTAGAGGTTATAGTCTACCTATAATTGGAGTGGAAGctcattatttaaatgaaaacgaCACATGACCAAGAGTTTGGGCTTCAGGCACTGAAACGTTCTGTTattctgtttgctgttgtttgatAGGAACTTTCCTATTAGCCTCCACCTGAACAATGTTGCAAAAAGCATTTGTGTGGTTCTGTTCATGCTATATGTCCTCTATAATTCATTTTGGGATTTGAGTTGTTGAGTTTAAAGATTCTGGGTCACTTAGCCTCACTGTGCCAGAAGTTCAATCAATCAGATCAACTAACCATTTAATGTAGTCAAACTCTTGCTGATTCTTAAAGCGAAAACAAGCCTTTAGTGCTGTGATCTTCTTTCAATGAAAAAATACTCTGGAGTACAATATAAATGATGCTAGTGAAATTTCCATTCACCTCTTTCACTGCCGCTATTGTTTTTTTCgtttaaacagaaataaatcataGCTCATGCTGTAGGTGCTAGTAGTTTCTCACAGGATGCCGATTCATCCAAACCACTGTGGTCGGGATAAAAGTACATAAAGTTCAACTCGTCCAACACAACTTAGCCAGTTCAGTTCTATCACTCTTGGTAAAGACTGAAAATCATAAATGATTAAAGTCAAAGTAAATCTGCATTAGTGGCacctgttttgtttatgttgtgaaATCTTTTTCATGATCTTCCCCCTGCGATCTTTATATTAAATTACTACTTCTCTTATGCTCCTGCAGTGATGGATGGGCCGACCGTTACGAGGTTGTAGAAGGTTACGAGCAGGAAGCAGAGGGAGGAATAACCATGAAGCTGCAATCAGAGGTGGTCAAGACCTTCGATGACTACTACCTGAAACTGCGTCTGGACACCAACACCAGGAACCCCTGGTTCTCTGAGTTCTGGCAGTATCGTTTCCAGTGCCGCTTAGCGGGCCACCCACAGGAGAACAAGAACTACAAGAAAGTCTGCTCTGGTGGGTGActaaagatacatttttattgtttctaaaaAGGAGAGAAATCCATAGGCAAACAGTTTTATCTCTCATGTATTGCTCTAATGGATCATCCTTTCATCTTACTGTCAGTGAGAGTAGGGTTGAACTTGAGTGCAAAACTCatgaataataacaaaaactttttctgttttcctccccAAACATTCTCTCCCTTTGCTCTCAAAAGGTGATCATGGTAAATTGTATTCTTGATTTGATAACAGCATTTAGAACCACAAttcaaaatgactcaaaaataaaaagtaatcaAATGAACACTGCAatcaaaatgacattaaagtgaATTGCTCAGCATGCCTTTaatgaaattatgaaaaaaagCAATTAGTGGTTTGTGATGACTGTTATCTCAGAGCAGTAGTCATAGTTGctcttttactttctctgtATCACACTTTGATATACTTCTTTTATTCCAAAGACCTTCAAGGTGGTAAGTGCATTTTTCTAGCCACTACTATGGTGATGACTTGGATCAGAATTGCACCTGCACTTTGTAAGCATTCAAGACAGGAGTTTGACTGATGTCTTCTTCAACACAACACTGTCCGTAATGTCTTAAACTGCAATTTAGGCAAATGGTGAGATCCCGGCAGCATGTGAGGATTGCATCAGTCAAACTGTAATGCGAAGCACTGGGCTTTGTTTATATTGTATGAGGAATAAAAAGAATATGGCCctacattttgaaaaattgCACAAAGGAATGGCTCACCCACCACACACTGTTCACCCTAAATTGCAGAAACACCTAAAAAATATGTTGCTGTGTTGCGATcacacctttttcttttctactgtatgtgcatgttgATGTCAAAGACAATgaatatcaacattttaaatgcactGTCTCAGGAGGCAAAGAGAAATATCAATTCAGTCTTAAACATTGGAAGAAATATCTTGATACAAGGctgcaaaaaatatttaaaacttcCCATCCCCCAAAACTGACTACGATCTGACAGTGCCTTTAGATGGCTTACAGTGAAGTGCAACATGGCGTCCGCAGTGTTCTCTACATCTGTTTCATATGGACATCATGTTGTGATTTGCTTGTACGCTAATATATTTTGCTGCAAAATAGGGTTCTGTTTTGCAATAAGATCGTCATGTCTGGTTCAAATTTCATTGTGCATTGTGGAAAACACATTCTTATATTCCTACAGTGTGACTGCACAAAACACCAGACAAAGAAGACAGTTTCTTCAATTGTAACTCAAGAGTTCATCCTTGattccctcttttttcttcctctgacaGGGAATGAGAGTCTGCATGAAAACTATGTTCAGGATAGTAAAATGGGCTTTGTCATCAATGCCATCTATGCCATGGCTCATGGCCTCCATGATATGCACCAGGAGTTATGCCCAGACCAGACGGGACTCTGTGAGGCAATGGACCCTATCGATGGCAGCAAGCTGTTGGACTACCTGCTAAAGACATCCTTCAAAGGAGTCTCGGGAGAGgatatttattttgatgaaaacGGAGACACCCCTGGAAGGTAAGAGGACGTGGAGGGTGGTAAGAATGtaggaaaagagaaaaggagatttCATATGATCAAAGCGGTTATAATCTTTGAATTTCAACACTCTCCTGCTCATTAGCACACATGCACGTGCGCACACATGTGCACCAATCTCGAGCACAAAAGGATGTAATTAGTTTGGACTGGAACAGATTCAGTGGATTGTCTGCTGTGGCAGCCACTTTCATCTCTCTGCAGTCCAACAGACAGCTTTTGACAGTCAGAAAACACAGCCATGTCATTCCTCTGTCAACTAGAGGTCAGGTGCAGCACATCCCGGTTCAATATAAAAATGAGGCCAGAGTGTGCAGTGGTTTGAGCTCTTGATGTCACACTAACAGGGTTGTAAGCTGTATAAATTACTTTGGATAAGTAAAAAGGTTTGCTAAGCTGCTGAGTCGTTATCATTAAATTACATGtcactctccttcttccttTATATCTCCCgttctcactctttctctgaTCGTTACTTCTCCTCCgtctttcccccccccctttcttgATAAACTTGTTCATTAAagtcctctgtctctccctctgtccatccAGGTATGACATCATGAATCTACAGAGTGTGAGTGATATGGCTGAAGGTCGCTATGACTACATAAATGTGGGCTCCTGGCACGAGGGCATCTTAAGCATCGACGACTACAAGCTGTGGTTGAACAGCAGCGACATGGTCCGCTCAGTCTGCAGTGAGCCCTGCTCCAAAGGACAGATCAAGGTAGGGATTCAAATCCTCCTTAAGGCAAATGAACTCCAGTGTGCCAGTGTTCATTTAGTCTAAAAAACCTGAGGTCTGCAAAATCAATAGTCATTAACAGTGAAGAAATTGCTGTGTGACTGTGGGGAAATGGTCCGAAACTATCTCAAATCCAACTCTGTGCCAGTGTTTTTATAGGTAAATACCAGCAGAGCCAATTTAATACTGACTGCTTTAAGTAGCTCATTTCTTATTGCAATAAATAGTAGCAAAAAGTCTCATTACGAAACTAGTCTACACCCAAGTTAGCATCTATCTGAAGCTGTACTTAAAACTCAAGTGGGCTTTGAGAAAAATGCTACCATGCTCAGCAGGGAGTAGATAATGTCTATCATGGTCACTGTCTGATATGTTAGTATGCTAAAATGTGCTACTGGCGGTTGAAATGTTGTCATATCGACCTGATATCGGTGCTAGAATTTAATTGGAATAATGTCACTGCAACATTTTAGGAAACACGCTTGCTTGCTTTCTTTAATAATCAATAACTAGATGAGGAAACcgataaatatgaagctacagccaacaGCTGGCTAATTAGGGGAAACAGATGAATCTTGTATATCAAAATtacacataataatacatttgggACACAGACAAGCTAGTCATTTTAGCCAACTGCTGGTGGTATGttgtattgatcttctcatctaactgtcAAGGAAGCAAGTACtttcaaaaatgacaaactttTGCTTTAAGAAATAACTCAAAAGTTATTACAATAACACTGGGatggacatgaatgtgtacatgATTTTTAATGTAATAGTTGTTAGGACGTGTCATCCTGGACCAAAAATATCGGGTGGGGAGTCAAGGGATgtccaaagtcattaggatacGTCACATGGGAAACCTTCTGAACATATTTTATAACAATCCATTTAAAACTTGTTCCGAAAAATTCTGTTTGGTGGCAGATGGGCTCACCATTCCTTATCCACATCGCTAAAAATAAGCACAGAGAGTGCAGTCAGTTAGGACAGAGATGGTATTTCCCCTGTGCTCTCAAATAACTTTCTTTTACTGGTAACTATGTCACCGCTTGGACGTGATGCACCATTCTTGCATGAATCTTGACCCTTCCCATTTGTTCCCTTTGGTAATCATCCAACTCATTCTCAGCTGGCAAGCAAACTTTCAGTATGTTAGTCTGTCCTACATTTTGGGATCGTGcttcattaattaaatattatatgaaaGGCTTTCATGAAGCAGAAAAGAATGTACAAGCACATGTTTTCTCTAATTTAACATGATCGAAAAAGGTCCTGAGTAAAAGAGTCTTTGTAATTTTCACAATTACTTCTGAGATTTAATTGGTCTAAATTACATCACAAACAGAGGAGGCTAGTTTAGGACAGTAAAACTGCTTTTGAGCCCAGTTTGAAGAAATGTCCTGATTTGCTTCATCTGGGGCCGATTGTTTTTTGGTCTAGCTATACACTAAGTCACCCTGAGGGAGGGTGCATCCTCTCCCCTGGCTGCTCCTGCTTTCCCCTCTATCTGCTTTGTTTCCTGCCCCACTTATCACCCTGCTTTACATATCACAGTGCTGGTAACAGCTTCCCTGGGAGCAGAATATAAAAGCAGCTGGCCTTGTTTTATAAACAGTATGTCTGGggctcacaaaaaaaaaaaagaaaatctgcaccAACATATCCTCGTCTTTCATATCCCCTTGATACTGATTACCTATTTAGGTTGCTGTGGGTGTGATGTGCTTGTTGCTGTGgtttcatcagtgttttgaCTGGTTTCTAAGATGTCTGTGACCCCCTTCATCGTTTATGTCTGGGCTCTCTGCCTGCAGGTGATTAGGAAGGGTGAGGTGAGCTGCTGTTGGATCTGCACCACGTGCAAGGACAATGAGTACGTCCAGGATGAGTTCACCTGCAAGGCATGTGAGCTGGGATGGTGGCCTGATGACGACCTGTCAGGTAGGTTAGACAAAACCAGACTCTGAGCTGACGTTTTCTACCGCTTAACCAGCTCACACATTTCACCCATCTCATGTATTTGCTAACCTACCTTTTACTCAATGAAACTGACTAGACTATTTTGTGCTGTCAAAAATCATCCTCCCCGTATAAACCTGTCCATACGTCAAACCCTGACACCTCCTTTCGCTGATGCTTTCCATTACCAGGTCCTATGACCTTGCTCTCTTAGCTTTCTCAACCCCCCCTTGCTCATTGCCTTGTTGTGACCTAGTGGTTGTTTTGACAGCGATTTATAGAGTTGAGAGGAGCTCTCAGTTCCCAGGTGTAAAATCCTATTAGTCATGAGAGGCTTGGGGATACATTTCAGCAGTCTGTCGAGGAAGAAATTCTCCCTTCACTCTCATTACATGTCCCTATCTGGAGAATATTAATAGAGAGAGTTGGTATCCTATTCATAGAGTGAGGTTGTACTGTCCATATGTTCACTCATTTGCTCATATAGGGCAGGAAAAAACGAGAAGTGTTTATTATTTAGAACCATTTTATTatgttctttgtttctctctttataATTTGAAGTTGCACAGAGAATATGCACAGCAGAAGAATGAGCTTTGCTTTCGAATTatttaaagggtttttttttccagagcttaGATATGACAGCATACTGTAGGCTTTAGAGGAATGAGGGATTTGAGCATTGTGTAAGAACAGAAGCAGATAACATGCATTTCATCTTTGCcaccttttgtctgtttgcatgcaGTGTGGCTGATGCCTGGGTAAGCTAAGCTGGGTGGGTGGTCGAAAGAAAACAAGCAACAGTTCACCGCAGTGCCCTTCAGACACTTTGCCCTCGAGCGAGCTGTAATGTGCTTTTGCAGAAGTGGTTTTTAAATAGTACTAAGCGTAACAACTGATACATTAGCACCTTTCACATTTTGTGTTGGAAATATCCAAGCTCTCCTGAGTCCTGAGGCAAGAAGTTAGGTTATGCTTTAAATTTTTACAGTTTGGGAGTTAGTAATGCAAACCAGAAGTGGGTTTCTCCATGCATAGCCTTGCATGTGAAAGGTAGTGACTGTAATGCTGTTAGGAGCAGCATATAATTTATGGAGTGTTAAACTGGGgaagtgtgtgtcagttttCTTTCATTAAGCTTTATGAACTTCCTCTGCAGGTTGGATGACAGGTATACAACCAGTGATAGAGTTGGCACACGTACCCTCGTATAACATAACATGAAAGCGAGAGAAATCTGACAGAACTGGAGCTTTGGGGTGTGTATGAtgacacatgcaaatgtgtttctgaGCAATTTTAGGCCATCCTGAAAGACTCTGATCTCTGCTACACACCTGACTTCCCTTCCCTGTCTCCAAAAGCTGTgctgctttcctctctcccaCCTCTCCACTGTCTGCTCAGtggtttttttttacctgttttaatgtacctttcattcacaaaaatgtACTACAGTACTGACAAAAGAGTAACCCAACATCTCCTCTGCTCTTTCCAGGCTGCCAGCCACTGCCTCTAAAGTATCTTGACTGGGCGGATGTGGAATCCATAGTCGCGGTGGTTTTCTCCTGCGTGGGCATCCTGATCACCTCCTTTGTCACCTTTGTGTTCATCCAGTACCGTGACACGCCTGTGGTTAAGTCCTCAAGCAGAGAACTGTGTTATATCATCTTGGCAGGCATCTTCATGGGCTACATCTGTCCATTCACTTTAATCGCCCGTCCTACTGTGGCTTCCTGCTACTTGCAGCGACTCCTTGTTGGCCTTTCATCTGCCATGTGCTACTCCGCTCTGGTGACCAAAACTAATCGCATTGCCCGTATTCTGGCAGGCAGCAAGAAGAAGATCTGCACCAGGAAGCCACGTTTCATGAGCGCCTGGGCCCAGGTGATCATAGCCTTTATGCTGATCAGTGTGCAGCTAACTCTGGAGATTACGCTCATTATCCTGGAGCCTCCTGAGCCTATCAAGTCCTACCCGAGCATACGTGAGGTCTACCTCATCTGTAACACCAGCAATGTAGGCATGGTAGCACCACTGGGTTACAACGGCCTGCTAATCATGAGCTGCACTTACTATGCCTTCAAGACACGGAACGTCCCAGCCAATTTTAACGAGGCAAAATATATTGCCTTTACAATGTACACGACCTGCATCATCTGGTTGGCCTTTGTGCCCATCTATTTTGGCTCAAACTACAAGATCATAACCACGTCGTTCTCTGTAAGCCTGAGTGTAACAGTGGCACTGGGGTGTATGTTCACACCTAAGATGTACATTATCATTGCCAAACCAGAGAGGAACGTCCGAAGCGCCTTCACCACATCTGATGTGGTGCGAATGCACGTTGGCGACGGGAAGTCAGCTCAATGTGGAAGCAACAGCTTCCTCAATATGTTCCGCCGAAAGAAGCCTGGATCTGGCAACGCTAAGTGAGTGACCTTTTATGCTGTTTATCTCGATGTCGTTTCCTGGAACGATAAGATGCCTAAACACTCAAATGTTGCAGCGAGTCGATCTTTTGGCATATTTAAATACATCTATCTCTTATTTGAAAGTATTATGCAGGtgctcattttttaaatgatatcaCAAGACTATTTGAGTGTCTAAGCATGATGTTTTTAACTACAGAATACTTCAGTCTATGTACAACTAAACTGATGCATTGATATAGAAACAGTAAGCAGTAAACGCTGATTTATATATGGCACATCCCCCTCCCCCTGAGAAAGCAAGATCATCAGTGAAAGTGAGCTAAATTTAAAAGAAACTCTAAAAACGGCAGTTCATTTAGCTGTCACTGAAAGCTAACAGGCCATCCAAATATGTCATTAAAGTATAGATTTCTCTTATTTAGACTAGATATAAGACTTGCATATAACTTTTTTGAGATCCACAGCAGTGACACACGGACAAGTGTCTAAAGTAAGGAGTGGGGCAGAGTGTGAGAGTGATCCCAATTTGTCTACGTGTTGTCTCTCACCCTTGTTATGCAGCCTTTCTAATCTTCTCAccctttaacactttaaaaatgAGCAGCATACTGTCTGCAAATTGTCGAGGCTGGCAAATGTTTTGGCATGGGGGGGTCATTCAACTCGTCTCCTGGAGAGCTGCACTGTCAAATGACAAACTGGCATATTTCATCATTATATACAACCAGGAGAGAAATTTGGATGCTTACTAGCCAGATAAGAAAAAGCTGAAGCCCATATTTTTCTGCACACTTTGGCCTTTTGCAGCACGACAAAGAGGTGGAATTATAAAAGGCTGTGTGGAAACTTACTGTACATGTTATTTGCATTGAATTAAGCCTGATC encodes:
- the grm1a gene encoding metabotropic glutamate receptor 1 isoform X3, whose product is MWHNMARVKMGLFALLCLPTFFFRVLVLSHSSSIYERSVIPRAVSRSVARMDGDVIIGALFSVHHQPSAEKVAERKCGDVREQYGIQRVEAMFHTLDRINADPNLLPNISLGCEIRDSCWHSSVALEQSIEFIRDSLISIRDDKDGSKWCIDGTPSHQPPPSKKPIAGVIGPGSSSVAIQVQNLLQLFNIPQIAYSATSIDLSDKTLFKYFLRVVPSDTLQARAMLDIVKRYNWTYVSAVHTEGNYGESGMEAFKELASQEGLCIAHSDKIYSNAGEKHYDRLLRKLRERLPKARVVVCFCEGMTVRGLLMAMRRLGVFGEFLLIGSDGWADRYEVVEGYEQEAEGGITMKLQSEVVKTFDDYYLKLRLDTNTRNPWFSEFWQYRFQCRLAGHPQENKNYKKVCSGDHGNESLHENYVQDSKMGFVINAIYAMAHGLHDMHQELCPDQTGLCEAMDPIDGSKLLDYLLKTSFKGVSGEDIYFDENGDTPGRYDIMNLQSVSDMAEGRYDYINVGSWHEGILSIDDYKLWLNSSDMVRSVCSEPCSKGQIKVIRKGEVSCCWICTTCKDNEYVQDEFTCKACELGWWPDDDLSGCQPLPLKYLDWADVESIVAVVFSCVGILITSFVTFVFIQYRDTPVVKSSSRELCYIILAGIFMGYICPFTLIARPTVASCYLQRLLVGLSSAMCYSALVTKTNRIARILAGSKKKICTRKPRFMSAWAQVIIAFMLISVQLTLEITLIILEPPEPIKSYPSIREVYLICNTSNVGMVAPLGYNGLLIMSCTYYAFKTRNVPANFNEAKYIAFTMYTTCIIWLAFVPIYFGSNYKIITTSFSVSLSVTVALGCMFTPKMYIIIAKPERNVRSAFTTSDVVRMHVGDGKSAQCGSNSFLNMFRRKKPGSGNAKCKTPSEGGECVAQTVCACEETGSRLESDGGHQAPN